In Pseudothermotoga sp., a genomic segment contains:
- the cysK gene encoding cysteine synthase A: MLNLVGNTPMVRLKTESRVFVKLERNNPWGSVKDRPALFMIEAAESQGLIKNGVIVEPTSGNTGVALAAIGTLKGYRVILTMPESVSVERVKLLRSYGAEVILTPAEQGMNGAIKKALELVQELDAYMPNQFENLYNPLSHELTTAHEILAQMNYKLDVFVAGIGTGGTITGVGRVLKKLYGAKVKIVAVEPATSPTISKGFASRHRIQGIGAGFVPKILDISLIDRIELVEDEEAIDMMKFLMKKEALPVGISSGANIAVAVRIAKDLPENARVVTIAPDGFDRYLSLVE; encoded by the coding sequence ATGCTGAATTTAGTAGGCAATACCCCCATGGTGAGGTTGAAGACAGAGTCGAGGGTGTTTGTGAAACTTGAGAGGAACAATCCTTGGGGTAGCGTGAAAGATAGACCCGCGTTGTTCATGATCGAAGCAGCCGAGTCTCAAGGCTTAATCAAAAACGGTGTGATCGTGGAGCCCACCAGCGGTAACACAGGTGTGGCACTGGCTGCGATTGGAACTTTGAAAGGCTATAGGGTCATACTCACGATGCCTGAGAGCGTGAGTGTGGAAAGAGTCAAACTGCTCAGAAGTTATGGAGCTGAAGTGATCTTGACACCCGCAGAGCAAGGGATGAACGGAGCGATAAAAAAAGCCTTGGAATTGGTTCAAGAATTGGACGCTTACATGCCGAACCAATTTGAAAATCTTTACAATCCACTCTCACACGAGCTGACCACCGCTCACGAAATCCTCGCACAGATGAACTACAAATTGGACGTGTTTGTTGCTGGAATCGGTACCGGCGGAACTATCACGGGTGTCGGCAGAGTGCTGAAGAAACTTTATGGGGCTAAAGTAAAGATAGTAGCAGTTGAACCAGCTACTTCACCAACGATTTCGAAAGGTTTTGCATCAAGGCACAGGATTCAAGGTATAGGTGCTGGCTTTGTTCCTAAGATTTTGGATATCTCGTTGATCGATAGAATAGAACTGGTCGAAGATGAGGAAGCCATAGACATGATGAAATTTCTGATGAAAAAAGAAGCTTTACCTGTGGGTATCTCAAGTGGTGCAAACATAGCTGTAGCGGTGAGAATCGCGAAAGATCTTCCAGAAAATGCACGCGTGGTCACGATCGCTCCGGACGGTTTCGATAGATACCTCAGTTTGGTAGAATGA
- the cysE gene encoding serine O-acetyltransferase, which produces MRNFLHAVRKDVRAYLRLDPATSNVFQLIFFNASFHGLLLYRISHLFYEWKLYPLAYIFYYLKRVLFSMDIHPAAKIEPGVVIDHGIGVVIGSTASVGSNTVIYQGVTLGAKKICTGKRHPDIGRNVLIGAGAKILGPIKVGDNSVIGANAVVLQDVPPNSLAVGVPARILRRDSRDAEFSRQYPHGEVEDRVEGVCET; this is translated from the coding sequence GTGCGAAATTTCTTACACGCTGTTCGAAAGGACGTGAGAGCGTACCTTCGCCTAGATCCTGCCACTTCTAACGTTTTTCAGTTGATTTTCTTCAACGCTTCTTTTCACGGTTTACTCCTCTATAGAATCTCCCACCTTTTCTACGAATGGAAACTTTACCCCCTGGCTTATATTTTCTATTACCTCAAACGCGTTCTGTTCTCCATGGACATCCATCCAGCTGCCAAGATTGAGCCTGGTGTAGTGATAGACCACGGCATTGGTGTCGTGATAGGCTCGACTGCAAGCGTGGGAAGCAATACTGTGATCTACCAGGGAGTCACGCTCGGAGCTAAAAAAATTTGTACTGGAAAGAGACATCCTGATATAGGAAGAAACGTTTTGATCGGGGCAGGTGCCAAAATCCTTGGACCCATAAAGGTTGGGGACAATTCAGTCATAGGAGCCAACGCCGTTGTCTTGCAAGATGTGCCACCGAATAGCTTGGCAGTTGGTGTACCCGCAAGAATACTGAGGAGGGATAGCCGAGATGCTGAATTTAGTAGGCAATACCCCCATGGTGAGGTTGAAGACAGAGTCGAGGGTGTTTGTGAAACTTGA
- a CDS encoding FprA family A-type flavoprotein: protein MYQNEAIFDNGFHKFYFLGWEEKEEEIVQTNQYLIVDGDEAVLLDPGGAHVFPRVLANVSEIIEPSKITHLFYTHQDPDVTSGIILWLSIAESSKVHISNLWVRFLPHFGVYDQRRVVGIPDHGDTIKLKSGNTLELIPAHYLHSTGNFNLYDPVAKILFSGDVGTCVFPAGKRYREAVDFESHVKNMEAFHKRYMASNMACRKWVDTVSKKQIDVIAPQHGAIMRGECVKKFFNWLRDLKCGIDLIDQFYGK from the coding sequence ATGTATCAAAATGAAGCGATCTTCGATAACGGGTTTCACAAGTTCTATTTTCTTGGCTGGGAAGAGAAAGAAGAGGAGATAGTTCAAACCAATCAATACCTCATCGTTGATGGCGATGAGGCTGTCCTTTTAGATCCTGGAGGAGCTCACGTTTTTCCACGTGTTCTTGCGAACGTTTCCGAGATCATTGAACCTTCCAAAATAACACACCTGTTCTACACCCACCAAGATCCAGACGTGACTAGCGGTATCATCCTTTGGCTTTCCATAGCAGAAAGCAGCAAGGTTCATATCTCAAACCTTTGGGTTCGTTTCTTGCCACATTTTGGTGTTTATGATCAACGCCGGGTCGTTGGGATTCCAGATCATGGTGACACGATAAAGTTGAAAAGTGGAAATACCTTGGAATTGATACCAGCACATTATTTGCATTCCACTGGTAACTTCAATCTCTACGATCCTGTGGCTAAGATACTGTTTTCAGGAGACGTAGGAACGTGTGTGTTTCCAGCTGGAAAGAGATACCGCGAGGCGGTAGATTTCGAATCGCACGTTAAGAACATGGAAGCTTTTCACAAAAGATACATGGCTTCCAACATGGCATGTCGTAAATGGGTGGATACGGTTTCAAAGAAACAGATCGACGTAATAGCCCCACAGCATGGAGCGATAATGAGAGGAGAATGTGTCAAAAAATTCTTCAATTGGCTGAGAGATTTGAAATGTGGTATCGATCTCATCGACCAATTCTACGGGAAGTGA
- a CDS encoding methyl-accepting chemotaxis protein, translated as MDKKTFEKISSAFFAENLMTSFMSQLDEALVSRVLNLRHRIDEAMNRFEGTKDQISKIQEKFSTNSEELKNAFETLRRVSSEMQSQLSKSGASLDQVSEKFKDILDKTSRTLESFGEIERMIEQIVRIAKQTNLLALNASIEAARAGEHGRGFAIVASEIQKLAGESNRTTQEITQKVKHLSEMVQSSIEGLKIVADLFNIFKNSTERMLSFLQQNAELISKTSVTFDQTSESLSQQQAVIKETYEVLKSAEEKFEAMLRVINSVVKAQQKLKDLKL; from the coding sequence ATGGACAAAAAAACTTTTGAAAAGATCTCATCAGCTTTCTTTGCTGAAAACTTAATGACGAGTTTCATGAGCCAACTGGATGAAGCACTCGTTTCAAGGGTCTTGAATCTCAGACATCGCATAGATGAAGCTATGAACAGATTTGAAGGAACAAAAGATCAAATCTCCAAGATTCAAGAGAAGTTTTCCACAAACAGTGAGGAATTGAAAAATGCTTTCGAAACATTACGACGCGTCAGCTCTGAAATGCAATCTCAGCTTTCAAAATCTGGGGCCAGTTTGGATCAGGTGAGTGAAAAATTCAAAGATATCCTCGATAAAACTTCACGCACTTTGGAAAGTTTCGGAGAAATTGAGCGTATGATCGAACAGATCGTGAGGATAGCCAAGCAAACGAATTTGCTCGCGTTGAATGCATCCATAGAAGCGGCGAGGGCAGGCGAACACGGTAGAGGTTTTGCCATCGTGGCTTCTGAAATTCAAAAGCTGGCTGGAGAGTCGAACAGAACCACGCAAGAAATCACACAAAAAGTGAAACATCTCAGCGAGATGGTTCAAAGTTCCATAGAAGGTTTGAAGATCGTTGCCGATTTGTTCAACATCTTCAAAAACTCTACAGAGCGAATGCTTTCTTTTTTGCAACAGAACGCCGAATTGATTTCCAAAACGAGCGTCACTTTCGATCAAACCAGTGAAAGTTTATCTCAGCAGCAAGCTGTGATAAAAGAAACCTACGAAGTTTTAAAGAGCGCTGAAGAAAAATTCGAAGCTATGCTCAGGGTCATCAACTCCGTTGTTAAAGCTCAGCAGAAGCTCAAGGATTTGAAGCTGTGA
- the uvsE gene encoding UV DNA damage repair endonuclease UvsE, with translation MKDLRHLGLGFFCSTSDNRITTNRKFKLSNLTLSKFLNVFYQNLSDFVVLLEISKRMNLSIFRLGSNMVPFASHSNLDKSWLKMIEKDLKSASEAIRKYGVRITMHPGQHVILSSPRKEVLDASLRELEYHFWLLDCLGVGNDGVVVVHVGGVYGDKKEALKRFIFVVRESSWLKERLAIENDERFYNLEDVLWLCERLNLPVVFDYYHHTINPSDFDSKMVLSSWDGRIPEFHLSSFPTVSKKFNEHGDWIEIEDVLSLENLFKGERIDVILEAKKKEKAIERLIELAQDNGVVLSARSLMKG, from the coding sequence GTGAAAGATCTACGCCATCTTGGACTTGGCTTCTTTTGTTCTACGAGCGATAATAGAATCACCACGAACAGGAAGTTCAAGCTTTCGAACCTCACTCTGTCGAAGTTTCTGAATGTTTTTTATCAGAACCTATCCGACTTCGTCGTGTTGCTGGAAATTTCGAAGAGAATGAATCTGAGCATCTTCAGATTGGGGTCAAACATGGTACCATTCGCTTCACATTCGAATTTGGACAAAAGTTGGTTAAAAATGATCGAAAAAGATTTGAAAAGTGCATCAGAAGCAATTCGAAAGTATGGCGTTCGCATCACGATGCACCCAGGTCAACACGTGATCCTCAGCTCACCGAGGAAAGAAGTTTTGGATGCTTCTCTAAGAGAACTTGAATATCATTTTTGGCTCCTCGATTGTTTGGGTGTTGGAAATGACGGCGTTGTGGTGGTACACGTCGGGGGTGTTTATGGGGATAAAAAAGAAGCTTTGAAGCGCTTCATCTTCGTTGTAAGGGAAAGTTCGTGGTTGAAAGAAAGGTTGGCCATTGAGAACGATGAAAGATTCTATAACTTAGAGGATGTGTTGTGGCTCTGCGAGAGGTTGAACCTTCCAGTTGTGTTCGACTATTACCATCACACGATTAACCCTTCGGATTTCGATTCAAAAATGGTTCTGAGTAGTTGGGATGGTAGAATTCCAGAGTTTCATCTTTCATCCTTCCCAACGGTTTCGAAGAAGTTCAACGAGCACGGGGACTGGATAGAGATCGAAGATGTACTTTCTTTAGAGAATCTGTTCAAAGGTGAAAGAATAGATGTGATACTGGAGGCCAAGAAAAAGGAGAAAGCTATAGAAAGGCTCATAGAACTGGCTCAGGATAATGGTGTTGTCCTTTCTGCGCGATCTTTAATGAAGGGGTGA
- a CDS encoding HAD family phosphatase gives MIRNFVFDLGRVLLDWEPYEYMLKVFPKSVADEINEKIFESKDWWLMDKGIFSEEQLWEKKLKELPHLSEYIVHMKEKVPQLLIPIEENVKILPKLKQKGFKLYVLSNFSEKNFELVYSKYDFFKFFDGMVISSHVKLAKPEKEIYLELIKRYNLVPKDSLFIDDKLENIQTARMLGFECIHLTDHRNLTEKLKDLLGENFVDELKD, from the coding sequence TTGATAAGAAATTTTGTCTTCGATCTTGGAAGAGTGTTGTTGGATTGGGAACCTTACGAGTACATGCTCAAAGTTTTTCCAAAAAGTGTTGCAGATGAGATCAACGAAAAGATTTTTGAAAGTAAAGATTGGTGGTTGATGGACAAAGGGATATTCTCTGAAGAACAGCTGTGGGAGAAGAAACTCAAAGAACTCCCTCATCTGAGTGAGTACATAGTGCACATGAAAGAAAAAGTGCCGCAACTTTTGATTCCAATCGAGGAGAATGTGAAGATTTTGCCTAAACTCAAACAAAAGGGTTTCAAGTTGTACGTGTTGTCGAATTTCAGCGAGAAAAATTTCGAGTTGGTCTATTCCAAGTACGACTTTTTCAAATTTTTCGATGGTATGGTCATTTCTTCGCATGTGAAGCTCGCCAAACCCGAAAAAGAGATTTATCTGGAGCTGATCAAAAGATACAACTTGGTCCCAAAGGACAGTCTCTTTATAGATGACAAGCTTGAGAACATTCAAACTGCACGGATGTTGGGTTTCGAGTGCATACATTTGACGGACCATAGAAATCTCACAGAAAAGCTTAAGGATTTGCTTGGTGAAAACTTTGTGGATGAACTTAAAGATTGA
- a CDS encoding GntR family transcriptional regulator, whose protein sequence is MLDKTSVIPLYAQLAHELKQKILKGDWKEGQKIPAEFELMETYKVSRATVRAAIDELVAQGFLVKKHGIGTFVKKLRPSFSFEPLISLSYALETFGIASKNYVIDKRHIQIDREIAEQARWQNVSTCLYIKRLRYFDEIPILVEESFLHPAISHAFEGKDLTGSIAKIFLSETNAEITKIEQIIEPCDRARVEHHVLSLIDSDSFLCMKRWIYTKDLTETAYYLILFMRGDLDKIRA, encoded by the coding sequence TTGCTGGACAAAACGAGCGTGATACCTCTCTACGCGCAATTGGCCCATGAATTGAAACAGAAAATCCTCAAAGGCGATTGGAAAGAAGGCCAGAAAATCCCAGCCGAATTTGAGCTGATGGAGACGTACAAGGTGAGCAGAGCAACAGTACGCGCGGCCATAGACGAGTTGGTCGCTCAGGGATTCTTGGTCAAAAAACATGGTATCGGCACATTCGTAAAAAAGTTGAGACCATCGTTCAGCTTTGAACCACTCATCAGTTTGAGCTATGCATTAGAAACTTTCGGCATCGCTTCCAAAAACTACGTGATTGACAAAAGGCATATCCAAATCGACAGGGAAATCGCTGAACAAGCACGATGGCAGAACGTTTCAACATGCCTTTACATAAAAAGATTACGCTATTTTGACGAAATCCCCATCCTCGTTGAAGAATCGTTCCTGCATCCTGCTATAAGTCACGCTTTTGAAGGAAAAGATCTCACTGGATCGATTGCAAAGATTTTTCTGAGCGAAACGAACGCTGAAATCACGAAGATAGAACAAATCATAGAACCTTGCGATCGTGCACGCGTTGAGCACCACGTGCTTAGCCTGATAGATTCAGACAGCTTTCTCTGTATGAAAAGATGGATCTACACGAAAGACTTAACTGAAACTGCCTACTATCTCATACTCTTCATGAGGGGTGATCTGGACAAGATCCGCGCCTGA